A single genomic interval of Salinarchaeum sp. IM2453 harbors:
- a CDS encoding lycopene cyclase domain-containing protein, with protein sequence MAFARHENGTQADLRALLSQVHPVFMLPPVASAVFGGAAAGIVTGEALLVHVVAIFLAVYTAHVKDGYVDYYIRGEDEDHPLTAQGCKLALIGSTTGFIILLGVLYVMAGPVAVLLTAPTWILGYLHAPQFDTNPVTATLDYPSGIALAILGGYYIQAGTLSLTAVGFAVVFLLILSGVSIIDDEQDYEYDRSINKRTVSVILGPQPGREFAQLLIALGLIGILWGAVSGIFPPSAPVAAIAFGAIAVVATRFEPELATMVLVRGAYVLLGLLFVSVVLQPLSAVTLPDITILGSYTYLATEVVFGAIAFILLYRANALRSAAKTIIVLYPVAYIWDWYTLEVGVFDIIKRTGIDLFGIPIEEHIFMIVVPALVLGFHETLRNTKTAKTADKQSERSENS encoded by the coding sequence ATGGCATTTGCACGCCACGAAAACGGAACACAGGCAGATTTGCGGGCGCTTTTATCACAGGTACATCCAGTGTTTATGTTGCCACCGGTGGCATCCGCTGTATTTGGCGGGGCGGCAGCGGGCATTGTGACTGGTGAGGCGCTACTTGTTCACGTTGTGGCAATATTTTTGGCTGTATACACAGCTCACGTCAAGGATGGATATGTTGATTACTACATTCGCGGTGAAGACGAGGACCATCCGTTAACTGCACAAGGATGTAAACTTGCACTCATAGGATCGACAACAGGATTTATCATTTTACTTGGAGTGTTGTATGTGATGGCCGGGCCGGTTGCCGTACTACTCACTGCGCCAACGTGGATACTAGGGTATCTACACGCTCCGCAGTTTGATACAAATCCAGTGACTGCAACGCTAGATTATCCGAGTGGAATTGCACTCGCTATTCTTGGCGGGTACTACATCCAAGCAGGAACACTTTCACTGACTGCAGTTGGGTTTGCAGTTGTATTTCTGCTAATTCTATCAGGCGTTTCAATAATCGATGATGAACAGGATTACGAGTATGATCGCTCAATTAACAAGCGAACTGTCTCAGTTATTCTTGGCCCGCAACCAGGGAGAGAGTTCGCACAACTATTGATCGCGCTGGGGCTAATTGGCATCCTTTGGGGAGCTGTTAGCGGTATTTTTCCTCCATCCGCACCAGTTGCCGCGATTGCATTCGGAGCAATTGCTGTGGTTGCGACTCGGTTTGAACCTGAGTTAGCAACAATGGTTCTAGTACGAGGGGCATACGTACTACTGGGATTGTTGTTTGTGAGTGTCGTTCTTCAGCCACTGTCAGCAGTGACACTACCTGATATCACGATTCTTGGGTCATACACATACCTAGCGACCGAGGTCGTCTTCGGTGCAATTGCATTCATACTGCTATACCGTGCAAATGCACTCCGATCCGCCGCCAAAACTATCATTGTACTGTATCCGGTGGCCTACATCTGGGACTGGTATACGTTGGAGGTTGGTGTCTTCGATATTATCAAGCGAACAGGAATCGATCTTTTTGGTATTCCAATCGAGGAGCATATATTCATGATTGTTGTGCCAGCACTGGTCCTTGGGTTTCATGAAACACTACGGAACACGAAGACAGCTAAGACGGCAGATAAGCAGAGTGAACGCTCAGAAAATAGCTAA
- a CDS encoding MGMT family protein, translating into MILTYMTAEAGIYAREFPALGCYVQVGVAGGKILRLSFPKEPDEEASEDNHVVFDCIERYLEGDRETFRDIEIALTVPTDQRKVLEQVRKIPYGTTISADSLASQVPGLESDSGEDINHIRQTLATNPIPLVIPSHRVANTPGPVSDEIQRRFQAIERQ; encoded by the coding sequence ATGATATTAACATATATGACAGCAGAAGCAGGCATATATGCTCGAGAATTCCCAGCACTTGGCTGCTATGTACAGGTCGGCGTTGCTGGAGGCAAGATATTACGGCTCTCATTTCCAAAAGAACCAGATGAAGAAGCAAGTGAAGACAACCACGTGGTGTTTGACTGTATCGAACGGTATCTTGAGGGAGATCGAGAGACCTTCCGAGACATTGAGATTGCACTAACAGTGCCTACTGATCAGCGAAAGGTACTCGAACAGGTCCGGAAGATTCCGTACGGGACAACAATTTCAGCAGACTCACTTGCCAGTCAGGTACCAGGCCTTGAGAGTGATAGTGGAGAAGACATCAATCATATTCGGCAGACACTAGCAACAAATCCAATACCATTGGTCATTCCAAGCCATCGAGTAGCAAATACGCCAGGTCCAGTATCAGACGAGATACAACGGCGATTTCAAGCAATTGAGCGACAGTAA
- a CDS encoding TrkH family potassium uptake protein — protein MNIRVNWRRSLGLTGTVLKILAIPLLFPTLVALYYGESPVPFLVAIAITVLAGYGLEYIDSGKKLRSREAFLMVSMSWLFVAMVSAIPFVAAGNGTIAHPINALFESMSGLTTTGATVLRDFDHPQSILMWRQLVQWLGGLGILVLAVAILSKVSVGGAQLMETESQTRRHTKQLTPHIKDTARLVGSIYAGLTGLAIVVLYTLYLFDLAPNMTLFNAVAHAFTSVATAGFSPEAGSLRTFEPIVQYAIMPFMIVGSTSFVLLAFLLRGQFSRIRQSEELRFYLTTLVLFSGFVIVTLFASGNPTGSGFEETFRQATFNVVSIITTTGYANADFAIWTPYATLFLFLGMFLGGMAGSTTCSIKSIRWLMVFKSLRRDIFTAIHPDAVRPVRVNKGVVDEDTIRDIYAYVLLVLIGFVLTTILIIADTSYQGVDAAFYAGTFTEFDAMGAAASTFLNIGPAFGPAGPFGTYDVFPMTTKAAMIFVMWVGRIEIIPVLVLFSLSYWTS, from the coding sequence GTGAATATTCGTGTTAACTGGCGTCGTAGTCTCGGACTGACTGGTACTGTTTTGAAAATATTGGCAATTCCACTGCTATTCCCGACACTTGTTGCGCTGTACTATGGAGAGTCGCCGGTTCCGTTTTTAGTTGCAATTGCTATCACCGTTCTTGCTGGATATGGGCTTGAGTACATTGATTCTGGAAAAAAACTTCGTTCCAGAGAGGCGTTCTTGATGGTTTCAATGTCGTGGCTCTTTGTTGCGATGGTTTCTGCTATTCCATTTGTTGCTGCAGGAAACGGTACGATTGCACATCCGATAAACGCGCTATTTGAATCAATGAGCGGTCTTACCACTACTGGAGCAACCGTTCTTCGAGACTTTGACCACCCCCAATCGATTTTAATGTGGCGACAACTTGTCCAATGGCTTGGAGGGCTTGGTATCCTTGTTCTCGCTGTCGCGATTCTTTCTAAGGTCTCTGTTGGTGGTGCACAGCTAATGGAAACAGAGTCCCAGACCCGACGACATACTAAACAACTGACACCTCACATCAAAGATACTGCTCGACTAGTTGGATCCATATACGCTGGTCTTACTGGGCTTGCAATTGTCGTGTTGTATACTTTGTATCTCTTTGATCTCGCTCCGAATATGACGCTGTTCAACGCTGTTGCCCATGCCTTTACGAGCGTTGCAACAGCTGGATTTTCTCCTGAAGCTGGCAGCCTCCGTACGTTTGAGCCGATTGTTCAGTACGCTATTATGCCGTTCATGATCGTTGGTTCAACGAGTTTTGTATTGCTTGCATTTTTACTCCGCGGGCAATTTAGCCGAATCCGACAAAGTGAGGAGCTCCGCTTTTATCTTACCACTCTCGTTCTCTTCAGTGGTTTTGTTATTGTTACGCTATTTGCCTCCGGAAATCCAACGGGCTCTGGATTCGAAGAAACGTTCCGTCAGGCGACGTTCAACGTCGTCTCGATTATCACGACAACCGGTTATGCAAACGCTGACTTTGCAATTTGGACGCCGTACGCAACGCTTTTCCTCTTTCTTGGTATGTTCCTTGGTGGAATGGCTGGTTCAACGACCTGTTCAATCAAATCCATCCGGTGGTTGATGGTATTTAAGTCTCTCCGACGTGATATCTTCACAGCAATTCATCCCGATGCCGTTCGCCCCGTCAGAGTCAACAAGGGAGTTGTTGATGAGGATACAATCCGTGATATCTATGCATATGTCTTGCTTGTTCTCATTGGCTTTGTTCTCACGACAATTCTCATCATTGCTGATACGTCATATCAAGGTGTTGATGCTGCATTCTACGCGGGCACCTTCACTGAGTTCGACGCAATGGGTGCTGCCGCATCGACCTTTTTGAATATTGGCCCGGCATTCGGTCCTGCTGGTCCATTCGGTACATATGATGTCTTTCCGATGACAACGAAAGCAGCAATGATATTTGTGATGTGGGTCGGCCGTATCGAGATTATTCCAGTTCTTGTGTTGTTTTCTCTATCCTATTGGACGTCCTGA
- a CDS encoding mechanosensitive ion channel family protein produces MATELVAELDPSTYLVIDTIRELVREAVDWSQESLVSFALAVLIVIVGWYIARGAVQLLRRPVAKRFDRPSIVRTILQTVRAALVTLFLAIAASILGFELSEILLSVTVFSAVLAVILAPIVGSFISGLFVLADQPYEIGDMIELVNEDTRGYVDDITLRYTKMFTLDNTFLVIPNSTIRERDIVNYSAEDERTRESLSIVVTYEGDLDKARRTIERAARDVEDVVSGGPDIRVTNVRYPARPTCFIEEFGDHGVHLTLRYWVEQPYWLPRVRSEVQEKIWEAIEDIDVEIAYPHQQLVFDEHSGDLSVQLTDKEQLSPEQSPQPPEQYEDIESQD; encoded by the coding sequence GTGGCAACGGAATTGGTCGCCGAATTGGATCCATCAACTTACCTCGTGATCGATACAATACGCGAGTTAGTCAGAGAAGCGGTTGATTGGTCACAGGAGTCGCTGGTGAGTTTTGCGTTGGCAGTTTTAATTGTCATTGTTGGGTGGTATATTGCACGAGGGGCTGTTCAATTACTCCGGCGTCCTGTCGCCAAGCGATTTGATCGGCCAAGTATTGTGCGAACAATATTACAGACAGTCCGAGCAGCGTTAGTTACACTTTTTCTGGCTATCGCAGCAAGTATACTTGGGTTTGAGCTTAGTGAAATTCTCCTATCAGTCACAGTCTTCTCTGCAGTACTGGCGGTGATTTTAGCACCAATTGTTGGGAGTTTCATCAGCGGGTTGTTCGTACTCGCTGACCAGCCATATGAGATTGGTGACATGATTGAATTGGTGAATGAAGATACACGGGGATATGTCGATGATATCACGCTCAGATATACCAAGATGTTTACACTTGATAACACATTCCTCGTAATTCCAAACTCCACAATCCGCGAACGGGATATTGTAAACTATTCAGCAGAAGATGAGCGAACTCGAGAGTCACTATCGATTGTTGTAACATATGAAGGTGATCTTGATAAAGCGCGACGAACAATCGAGCGTGCGGCCCGAGATGTTGAAGATGTAGTTAGCGGGGGACCAGATATCAGGGTAACAAACGTCCGGTATCCAGCCCGACCTACCTGCTTTATTGAAGAGTTTGGGGACCACGGAGTCCATTTGACACTTCGATACTGGGTTGAGCAACCATACTGGTTGCCTCGTGTACGGTCAGAAGTACAGGAGAAAATCTGGGAAGCAATCGAAGACATTGACGTAGAAATCGCGTACCCGCATCAGCAGTTGGTCTTTGATGAGCATAGCGGCGATCTGTCCGTACAGTTGACAGACAAAGAGCAGTTATCTCCTGAGCAAAGTCCGCAACCCCCAGAACAATATGAGGATATTGAGTCTCAAGACTGA
- a CDS encoding A/G-specific adenine glycosylase, producing MEETIDLDVDVGRIQQELLRWYEENHREFPWRNTTDPYKILVSEVMSQQTQLSRVETAWKAFIDRWPSVNALANTEQAAVVQFWTEQKLGYNNRAKYLHTAAQQVVEDYNGEIPESPEELESLTGVGPYTANAVASFAFNNGNAAIDTNVRRVLYRAYSDPKQEEEPPYEVLANTLLPANNSREWNNAIMELGSEVCNKTPRCDRGPCPWRWWCTAYATGDFTAPDVPTQPSFEGSRRQFRGRVIRALGEHETIAIDKLGSIVRVDYTPEGEYGREWLQGLLDDLKEDELIEQKENIIQLK from the coding sequence ATGGAGGAGACGATCGATCTTGATGTTGATGTAGGACGGATTCAGCAGGAGCTATTACGGTGGTATGAAGAAAATCATCGAGAGTTTCCGTGGCGTAACACGACTGATCCGTACAAGATACTCGTATCAGAAGTGATGAGTCAACAGACACAGCTTTCTCGGGTCGAAACAGCTTGGAAAGCATTTATTGACCGATGGCCGTCAGTTAATGCACTCGCCAACACAGAACAGGCGGCAGTTGTTCAGTTCTGGACGGAGCAGAAGCTCGGATACAACAATCGAGCAAAATACTTACACACTGCTGCGCAGCAAGTTGTCGAAGATTATAATGGAGAGATTCCTGAATCACCAGAAGAATTAGAGTCGCTGACAGGGGTGGGTCCATACACAGCAAACGCAGTTGCCAGTTTTGCGTTCAACAATGGAAACGCTGCTATTGATACGAATGTGCGTCGAGTTCTGTATCGTGCCTATTCGGACCCAAAACAAGAAGAAGAACCGCCGTACGAAGTGCTTGCAAATACTCTGCTGCCAGCCAATAACTCACGAGAGTGGAATAACGCAATAATGGAGTTAGGAAGCGAAGTCTGCAATAAAACTCCACGCTGTGATCGTGGCCCCTGTCCGTGGCGGTGGTGGTGCACTGCATATGCGACGGGAGATTTCACCGCACCAGACGTACCAACACAACCATCATTTGAAGGATCACGCCGACAGTTTCGTGGACGGGTTATTCGAGCACTTGGAGAACATGAGACAATAGCAATTGATAAGCTTGGTTCAATCGTACGGGTTGATTATACGCCAGAGGGAGAATATGGTCGGGAGTGGCTTCAGGGCTTACTTGATGATCTCAAAGAAGATGAATTAATTGAACAAAAAGAAAACATCATACAGCTAAAATAA
- a CDS encoding PadR family transcriptional regulator, translated as MHDLTGFQRDLLFVIAGEEEPHGLSIKQELEDYYGKEIHHGRLYPNLDTLVEKGLVEKGQLDRRTNYYVLTSRGEREIDARRDWEDQYLAAEN; from the coding sequence ATGCACGATCTAACTGGTTTTCAGCGCGACCTGCTGTTCGTAATTGCCGGGGAGGAGGAGCCACACGGGCTGTCAATCAAGCAGGAACTTGAAGATTACTATGGAAAAGAGATCCATCACGGACGGTTGTATCCAAACTTGGATACTCTTGTTGAGAAAGGGCTCGTTGAAAAAGGGCAGTTGGATCGGCGAACAAACTACTATGTTCTAACCAGCCGCGGAGAACGAGAAATTGATGCCCGCAGAGACTGGGAGGATCAGTACCTCGCCGCAGAGAACTGA
- a CDS encoding tetrahydrofolate dehydrogenase/cyclohydrolase catalytic domain-containing protein: MAEIIDGKAVAQDIRDGLGNAVKELEEEGITPCLATVLMSDDPAAEKYVSMKQSDCEEVGIATRDPEITAEDSAEDLYNLIEELNNDPEVHGILVQLPLPDHVEEQPVIDQISPQKDVDGFHPENVGKLVIGNPRFKPCTPHGVQMLLDAYDIETEGKDAVVVGRSNIVGKPMANIFIQKADGGNATTTVCHSRTQDLESKVKQADILVAAAGVAEFIDGSMISEDTIVIDVGTNSVERDGERTLVGDVEFESAEQKASAITPVPGGVGPMTRAMLLYNTVKAAALQNDVDVSLPKQ; the protein is encoded by the coding sequence ATGGCAGAAATTATTGATGGAAAGGCAGTTGCACAGGACATCCGAGACGGACTAGGCAACGCAGTTAAAGAACTCGAAGAAGAGGGTATCACACCGTGTTTAGCAACAGTGCTGATGAGCGATGACCCGGCAGCTGAGAAGTACGTCTCAATGAAACAAAGTGACTGCGAAGAAGTTGGAATTGCAACGCGAGATCCAGAGATTACTGCAGAAGATTCTGCCGAGGACCTGTATAATCTAATTGAGGAGTTGAACAACGATCCAGAAGTACACGGAATACTGGTTCAGCTTCCACTTCCGGATCACGTGGAAGAGCAACCTGTTATTGACCAGATTAGCCCACAGAAGGACGTTGATGGATTCCATCCGGAAAACGTTGGAAAACTTGTGATTGGTAACCCGCGGTTTAAACCGTGTACACCACACGGAGTGCAGATGCTATTAGATGCATACGACATTGAAACGGAAGGAAAGGACGCTGTTGTCGTTGGACGGTCAAACATTGTTGGAAAGCCAATGGCGAACATATTTATCCAGAAGGCAGATGGTGGAAATGCAACAACAACGGTCTGTCACTCTCGAACTCAAGATCTAGAATCAAAGGTAAAACAAGCGGATATTCTCGTTGCTGCAGCAGGGGTTGCTGAATTTATCGACGGATCGATGATTTCTGAAGACACCATCGTTATTGATGTTGGCACAAACAGCGTAGAGCGAGATGGTGAACGGACACTGGTAGGCGACGTTGAATTCGAAAGTGCTGAGCAAAAGGCATCAGCGATTACGCCAGTGCCGGGCGGAGTCGGACCAATGACCCGGGCCATGTTGCTATATAATACGGTCAAAGCCGCTGCACTACAGAATGACGTCGATGTTTCACTCCCGAAACAATAG
- a CDS encoding universal stress protein, producing the protein MTTVLAPVRYPLSDHSRRTLAEAVDIADVEDGHLIVLHINVYQEGKRVTRSELKRAVEREFGRMENARYLIRQGFIVEQTILETVASENPDTVVIGHKQLSRWRRAVRRLFSDPDIASFLNDRIDAELVVVSPPDQS; encoded by the coding sequence ATGACGACGGTTCTCGCTCCTGTTCGATATCCGCTTTCGGATCACTCTCGGCGCACACTTGCTGAGGCGGTTGATATCGCCGATGTGGAAGACGGCCACCTCATCGTTCTTCATATCAATGTTTATCAGGAGGGAAAGCGGGTCACGCGCTCGGAGCTCAAACGTGCTGTTGAACGAGAATTTGGTCGAATGGAAAATGCTAGATATCTTATCAGACAGGGGTTCATCGTTGAACAAACAATCCTTGAGACTGTCGCGTCTGAGAACCCTGATACTGTCGTTATCGGTCACAAACAACTGAGTAGATGGCGACGTGCCGTTCGTCGATTATTCAGTGATCCTGATATTGCTTCATTTCTCAATGACCGGATTGATGCTGAACTCGTTGTTGTCTCTCCACCTGATCAGTCTTGA